One window from the genome of Erwinia sorbitola encodes:
- a CDS encoding PTS mannitol transporter subunit IICBA, whose translation MSSSDIKIKVQNFGRFLSNMVMPNIGAFIAWGIITALFIPTGWLPNETMAKLVGPMITYLLPLLIGFTGGRLVGGDRGGVVGAITTMGVIVGADMPMFLGSMIAGPLGGWAIKTFDRQVDGKIKSGFEMLVNNFSAGIIGMLLAILAFMAIGPLVEGLSHILAAGVNLMVQNNLLPLTSIFVEPAKILFLNNAINHGIFSPLGIQQASEAGKSIFFLIEANPGPGMGVLMAYMFFGRGNAKQSAGGAAIIHFLGGIHEIYFPYVLMNPRLILAVILGGMTGVFTLTLLNGGLVSPASPGSILAVLAMTPKGAYFANIAAIVAAFAVSFVVSAILLKTSKVKEDDDIEAASRRVQEMKAQSKGQSATPAGAADGLHSDLSHVRKIIVACDAGMGSSAMGAGVLRKKVNDAGLSSISVTNTAINSLPGDVDLVITHRDLTERAMRQAPHAQHISLTNFLDSGLYTDLTARLVEAGRSAGHREKVSSTLSDSFDEGQEHLFKLSAANVFLGNHATNKEQAIRFAGEQLVKGGYVEPEYVAAMLEREKLTPTYLGESIAVPHGTVEAKDRVLKTGVVFCQYPDGVHFGEEPDDIARLVIGIAARNNEHIQVITSLTNALDDDSVIARLATTTSVQEVLDILSGKTSA comes from the coding sequence ATGTCCTCATCAGATATCAAGATCAAGGTACAAAACTTTGGTCGCTTTCTGAGCAATATGGTAATGCCAAATATCGGGGCATTTATTGCCTGGGGTATTATCACCGCGCTGTTTATTCCAACCGGATGGCTGCCAAACGAAACGATGGCGAAGCTGGTTGGCCCAATGATTACCTATCTGCTGCCGCTGCTGATCGGCTTTACCGGTGGTCGTCTGGTCGGTGGTGATCGCGGCGGTGTGGTTGGTGCTATCACCACCATGGGCGTTATCGTCGGTGCCGATATGCCAATGTTCCTTGGCTCAATGATTGCCGGCCCGCTGGGTGGATGGGCGATTAAAACCTTCGACCGCCAGGTTGACGGTAAAATCAAAAGCGGCTTTGAGATGCTGGTTAACAACTTCTCTGCCGGTATCATCGGCATGCTGTTGGCTATCCTTGCTTTCATGGCAATCGGCCCACTGGTGGAAGGCTTGTCGCACATTCTCGCCGCCGGCGTGAATCTGATGGTGCAGAACAACCTGCTGCCATTGACCTCCATCTTCGTCGAACCGGCGAAAATCCTGTTCCTGAATAACGCCATTAACCACGGTATCTTCTCGCCGCTGGGTATCCAGCAGGCTAGCGAAGCCGGTAAATCGATCTTCTTCCTGATCGAAGCCAACCCAGGTCCGGGTATGGGCGTGCTGATGGCTTATATGTTCTTCGGCCGTGGTAACGCTAAACAGTCTGCCGGTGGCGCTGCGATTATCCACTTCCTTGGTGGTATTCACGAAATCTACTTCCCGTATGTGCTGATGAACCCGCGCCTCATTCTGGCGGTAATCCTCGGCGGAATGACCGGCGTATTCACCCTGACTCTGCTGAACGGCGGTCTGGTTTCTCCGGCTTCTCCAGGTTCCATCCTTGCGGTACTGGCAATGACGCCAAAAGGGGCTTACTTCGCTAACATCGCTGCGATCGTCGCTGCTTTTGCCGTCTCCTTCGTGGTTTCTGCCATTCTGCTGAAAACCAGCAAAGTGAAAGAAGATGACGATATCGAAGCCGCATCCCGCCGTGTGCAGGAGATGAAAGCGCAGTCTAAAGGCCAGTCCGCTACACCTGCTGGCGCTGCTGATGGCCTGCACAGCGACCTGAGCCATGTACGCAAAATCATCGTGGCCTGCGATGCCGGTATGGGTTCCAGCGCCATGGGTGCAGGCGTACTGCGCAAGAAGGTAAACGATGCCGGACTGAGCAGTATTTCCGTGACCAATACCGCCATTAACAGCCTGCCGGGCGATGTCGACCTGGTCATTACCCACCGCGACCTGACCGAACGTGCAATGCGCCAGGCACCACATGCGCAACATATCTCACTGACCAACTTCCTCGACAGCGGCCTGTATACCGACCTGACAGCCCGTCTGGTCGAAGCCGGGCGCAGCGCCGGTCACCGCGAAAAAGTCAGCAGTACGCTGAGTGATAGCTTTGATGAGGGCCAGGAACACCTGTTCAAACTGAGTGCTGCCAACGTGTTCCTCGGCAACCATGCGACGAACAAAGAGCAGGCGATTCGCTTTGCCGGTGAGCAGCTGGTGAAGGGGGGTTACGTTGAGCCGGAATACGTTGCCGCCATGCTGGAGCGCGAAAAACTGACGCCCACCTACCTGGGCGAGTCTATCGCCGTACCGCATGGCACCGTGGAAGCCAAAGACCGCGTGCTGAAAACCGGCGTGGTGTTCTGCCAGTACCCGGACGGCGTTCACTTCGGTGAAGAGCCGGATGATATCGCCCGCCTGGTCATCGGTATTGCTGCCCGTAATAACGAACATATTCAGGTAATTACCAGCCTGACCAATGCCCTGGACGATGACAGCGTGATTGCCCGACTGGCCACCACCACCAGTGTGCAGGAAGTGCTCGACATTCTGTCAGGAAAAACCAGCGCGTAA
- a CDS encoding NAD(P)-dependent alcohol dehydrogenase — MQSYGFAAKAANTPLEPFEFTRRELQADDVHIDIHYCGVCHSDLHMARNEWGVSQFPLVPGHEIVGRVISTGSAVSAFKAGDLVGVGVMVDSCGHCAQCHDGEEQYCEEGFTATYNSDEKVIGGKTFGGYSDSIVVDSKFVVTVPETLELSAVAPLLCAGVTTWSPLKHWNIQPGQRVGVIGLGGLGHMAVKLAAALGAEVVLFTTSPAKGADALRLGASQVVVSKDAEQMAGVRNSLDMILDCVAAPHDLDPYLSALKTNGHLVLVGIPDSPHKSPDVTPIVFRRLSISGTSIGSIKETQEMLDFCGQHNIVSDVEVIRLDEVEQAFERMLKGDVKYRFVIDMKAGK; from the coding sequence ATGCAATCCTATGGATTCGCTGCTAAAGCAGCAAACACCCCGCTGGAACCCTTCGAATTTACCCGTCGTGAGCTACAGGCTGACGATGTACATATCGATATTCACTACTGTGGCGTCTGCCATTCCGACCTGCATATGGCGCGCAACGAATGGGGTGTCAGCCAGTTTCCACTGGTGCCGGGCCATGAAATCGTTGGCCGCGTAATCAGCACCGGTAGCGCAGTCAGCGCCTTTAAAGCCGGGGATCTGGTCGGCGTCGGCGTCATGGTCGACTCCTGCGGCCACTGCGCCCAGTGTCACGACGGCGAAGAGCAATATTGTGAAGAGGGCTTCACCGCGACCTATAACAGCGATGAAAAGGTCATCGGAGGGAAAACCTTTGGTGGTTATTCCGACAGCATTGTGGTCGATAGTAAATTTGTGGTTACCGTGCCGGAAACCCTGGAACTCAGCGCCGTAGCACCGCTGCTGTGCGCGGGCGTGACTACCTGGTCACCGCTGAAGCACTGGAATATCCAGCCGGGCCAGCGTGTGGGCGTGATCGGCCTCGGCGGCCTCGGCCATATGGCGGTAAAGCTGGCGGCAGCGCTGGGTGCCGAAGTGGTGCTGTTCACCACCTCCCCAGCGAAAGGGGCTGATGCCCTGCGCCTGGGTGCCAGCCAGGTGGTTGTCTCGAAAGACGCAGAACAGATGGCCGGAGTGAGAAACAGCCTGGATATGATCCTCGACTGCGTAGCCGCCCCGCACGACCTTGACCCGTACCTCAGCGCGCTGAAAACGAATGGTCATCTGGTGCTGGTGGGGATCCCTGACTCACCGCATAAGTCACCGGATGTCACACCAATCGTGTTCAGGCGTCTGAGCATTTCCGGTACTTCTATCGGGAGTATCAAAGAGACGCAGGAGATGCTCGATTTTTGTGGCCAGCACAATATCGTGTCCGACGTGGAAGTGATCCGTCTGGATGAGGTGGAGCAGGCGTTTGAAAGAATGCTGAAAGGGGATGTTAAGTACCGCTTTGTCATTGATATGAAAGCCGGGAAGTAA
- a CDS encoding HTH-type transcriptional regulator — protein sequence METIDPMSELLSSLEQIVLTRNIMHAIPALKDDVAPPEPKRVREITGMQIDEFAQALGVSVSSVKSWEAKRTKPSGSAQKLMQLIQSNPCLSRQLLG from the coding sequence ATGGAGACTATAGATCCAATGTCTGAACTGCTTTCCAGTCTGGAGCAGATTGTCCTTACCCGTAACATCATGCACGCTATTCCGGCCCTGAAAGATGATGTGGCGCCACCCGAGCCAAAAAGAGTTCGGGAAATTACCGGCATGCAGATTGATGAGTTTGCTCAGGCATTAGGAGTCAGTGTTTCGTCAGTGAAAAGCTGGGAAGCAAAAAGAACCAAACCGTCTGGAAGTGCACAGAAGTTAATGCAGTTGATTCAATCGAATCCTTGTCTCAGCAGACAGCTGCTGGGCTGA
- a CDS encoding DUF3053 domain-containing protein, producing the protein MMTGSSRILTRLLVPVMALFLVLQLTGCGDNEADQRKAFIDFLQNTVMRSGEHLPSLSEDQKQKFGPYVSDYAILYGFSQQVNRAVDSGLKPVVDELSAIRTPQDYLTHRDALRQASGSLGVLAQQIQTAKTQADSSKAALKQPEALKTVYDNVYTKVVTQPAATLMPLLPALQTLSQDAVQTGDFLQQQGANVSFNGSAIQFPTQAQASQYNTLMSNLSANAQALSQAQTALKGSFQ; encoded by the coding sequence ATGATGACAGGATCATCACGCATCTTGACGCGTCTGCTGGTGCCGGTTATGGCGCTGTTTTTGGTATTACAGCTTACTGGCTGTGGCGATAACGAAGCCGATCAGCGCAAAGCGTTTATCGATTTCCTGCAAAACACCGTGATGCGCAGCGGTGAACACCTTCCCAGTCTGAGTGAAGACCAAAAGCAGAAATTTGGCCCCTACGTCAGCGACTACGCCATTCTTTATGGTTTCTCACAGCAGGTTAACCGCGCAGTAGATTCCGGCCTGAAGCCGGTAGTGGATGAGCTTTCCGCTATTCGCACCCCACAGGATTATCTGACGCATCGTGATGCCCTGCGCCAGGCGAGCGGTTCTCTTGGCGTTCTTGCCCAGCAGATTCAGACAGCGAAAACTCAGGCCGACAGCAGCAAAGCCGCTCTGAAACAGCCTGAAGCGCTGAAGACCGTCTATGACAATGTGTACACCAAAGTGGTGACTCAACCTGCTGCAACGCTGATGCCGCTGCTGCCAGCATTACAGACTCTGAGCCAGGATGCGGTGCAGACCGGTGACTTCCTGCAACAGCAGGGGGCTAACGTCAGCTTTAATGGATCGGCGATTCAGTTCCCGACCCAGGCACAGGCCAGCCAGTACAATACGCTGATGAGTAATCTGAGTGCCAACGCTCAGGCGCTGTCTCAGGCGCAAACTGCGCTGAAGGGCAGTTTCCAGTAA
- the mtlD gene encoding mannitol-1-phosphate 5-dehydrogenase — MKALHFGAGNIGRGFIGKLLADAGIQLTFADVNQVVLDALNARGEYPVHVVGEQAQVEIVKGVNAVNSTSDDIIALVAEVDIVTTAVGPQILERIAGSIAKGLAKRSDSANTRPLNIIACENMVRGTTQLKGHVLKALPEQYHAWVEEHVGFVDSAVDRIVPPSEAGSSDPLEVTVETFSEWIVDKTQFKGNLPAIPGMELTDNLMAFVERKLFTLNTGHAITAYLGQLAGHQTIREAILDEKVRAVVQGAMEESGAVLIKRYGFDAAKHAAYIQKILSRFENPYLKDDVERVGRQPLRKLSAGDRLIKPTLGTLEYQLPHDNLVIGIAAALHYRSDQDPQAQELAALLASQDVATTLAQISGLDINSDVVKAVVKAWNAMA; from the coding sequence ATGAAAGCATTACATTTTGGCGCCGGTAATATCGGCCGTGGTTTTATCGGCAAATTGCTGGCCGATGCGGGTATTCAACTCACCTTCGCAGATGTAAATCAGGTGGTGCTGGACGCGCTGAACGCACGCGGGGAGTATCCGGTCCATGTGGTCGGTGAGCAGGCGCAGGTTGAGATCGTCAAAGGGGTTAACGCCGTTAACAGCACCAGCGACGATATTATCGCGCTGGTAGCAGAGGTTGATATCGTTACCACTGCGGTTGGCCCGCAGATCCTCGAACGCATTGCCGGTAGCATTGCCAAAGGGCTGGCCAAACGCAGTGATAGCGCTAATACCCGTCCGCTGAACATTATCGCCTGCGAGAATATGGTACGCGGTACCACGCAGTTAAAGGGTCATGTACTGAAAGCTTTGCCGGAACAGTATCATGCCTGGGTCGAGGAGCATGTTGGCTTTGTTGACTCCGCAGTTGACCGCATCGTACCGCCATCAGAAGCCGGCAGCAGCGATCCGCTGGAAGTCACAGTAGAAACCTTTAGCGAATGGATCGTCGATAAAACACAGTTTAAAGGTAACCTGCCGGCCATTCCCGGCATGGAGCTGACTGATAATCTGATGGCGTTTGTAGAGCGTAAGCTGTTTACCCTCAATACCGGCCACGCCATTACTGCCTATCTGGGTCAGCTCGCGGGCCATCAAACTATCCGTGAAGCGATTCTTGATGAAAAAGTGCGTGCAGTGGTACAGGGCGCAATGGAAGAGAGCGGCGCGGTGCTGATTAAGCGTTACGGTTTTGACGCGGCGAAACACGCAGCCTATATCCAGAAAATCCTCAGCCGTTTCGAAAACCCGTATCTGAAAGATGACGTTGAGCGCGTAGGCCGTCAGCCGCTGCGTAAATTAAGCGCTGGCGATCGTCTGATCAAACCAACGCTGGGCACGCTGGAATATCAGTTACCGCACGACAACCTCGTCATCGGGATTGCCGCCGCTCTGCATTACCGTAGCGACCAGGATCCGCAGGCGCAGGAACTGGCTGCACTGCTGGCCAGCCAGGACGTCGCTACCACTCTGGCGCAAATCTCCGGTCTGGATATCAACAGCGATGTGGTTAAGGCAGTAGTGAAGGCCTGGAACGCTATGGCATAA
- a CDS encoding acyltransferase has product MSQKIGWIENLRAVACLMVIMIHTTTWYVTTGMSVGEHSWDLSNLLNSASRVCVPIFFMISGYLFFGERSAQGRHFLRIVLCLLFYSSVALIYITLLTPINEALSVKNLLQKPVFYHLWFFFAIIVIYLLSPLIQVKPVRARYLAVVTLVLALLANPNTVDSSIARFHWLPINLYISGDTIYYLLYALFGRAIGMMETEKRGVSWLAGGVFFACVLMIAFGTKRQFAINGAFADTWYLYCGPAVFIAAVSLLILFKNIFNDRVNPFFALISRCSLPIYGFHALFIHFMRTHDLDNTNHPLLDIPLIFGITLAGSLLLALGLQKLDRRRLVS; this is encoded by the coding sequence ATGTCGCAAAAGATTGGTTGGATAGAGAATTTACGCGCGGTTGCCTGCCTGATGGTGATTATGATTCATACCACAACCTGGTATGTCACCACCGGGATGTCGGTGGGAGAACACAGTTGGGATCTCTCCAACCTGCTTAACTCGGCTTCGCGGGTCTGCGTGCCGATTTTCTTTATGATTTCCGGTTACCTGTTCTTTGGTGAACGCAGCGCTCAGGGGCGGCATTTTCTGCGTATCGTACTCTGCCTGCTGTTCTACAGCAGCGTGGCGCTGATTTATATCACGCTGCTGACGCCGATCAACGAAGCGCTGTCGGTGAAAAATCTGCTGCAAAAACCGGTGTTCTATCACCTGTGGTTCTTCTTTGCGATTATCGTTATTTACCTGCTTTCACCGCTGATTCAGGTTAAACCGGTGCGTGCGCGTTATCTGGCGGTGGTGACGCTGGTGCTGGCGCTGCTGGCGAATCCTAATACCGTAGACAGCTCCATCGCCCGCTTTCACTGGCTGCCGATCAATCTCTATATCAGCGGCGACACCATCTATTACCTGCTTTACGCGCTGTTTGGCCGGGCGATTGGCATGATGGAGACAGAAAAACGCGGTGTATCCTGGCTGGCGGGGGGCGTATTTTTCGCCTGTGTGCTGATGATCGCCTTTGGCACTAAGCGCCAGTTTGCTATTAACGGTGCTTTTGCCGACACCTGGTATCTCTACTGCGGCCCGGCCGTATTTATTGCTGCCGTCAGCCTGCTGATACTGTTTAAAAATATCTTTAACGATCGCGTCAACCCGTTCTTTGCGCTGATCTCTCGCTGTTCGCTGCCGATCTATGGGTTTCACGCTCTGTTTATTCACTTTATGCGTACCCATGACCTGGATAACACCAACCATCCGCTGCTCGATATACCGCTGATTTTTGGTATTACCCTGGCAGGCAGCCTGCTGCTGGCGCTGGGCTTACAGAAGCTTGACAGGCGTCGTCTGGTTAGCTGA
- the glyS gene encoding glycine--tRNA ligase subunit beta produces MTEKTFLVEIGTEELPPKALRSLAESFAANFTAELDAAGLAHGEVSWFAAPRRLALKVANLAAAQPDREVEKRGPAIQAAFDANGVASKAAEGWARGCGITVDQAERLSTDKGEWLLYRAQVTGESAQALLPAMIATSLTKLPIPKLMRWGASEVQFVRPVHTVTLLLGDELIPAKILGIESARTIRGHRFMGEPEFTIDSADQYPQILLERGKVQADYAVRKATIKADAEAAAAKIGGIADLSDSLLEEVTSLVEWPVVLTAKFEEKFLAVPAEALVYTMKGDQKYFPVYDKAGKLLPNFIFVTNIESKDPQQIISGNEKVVRPRLADAEFFFNSDRKRRLEDNLPRLETVLFQKELGTLRDKTDRIQALAGWVAAQTGADVNHATRAGLLSKCDLMTNMVFEFTDTQGVMGMHYARHDGEAEDVAIALNEQYQPRFAGDDLPSNPVACALAIADKMDTLAGIFGIGQHPKGDKDPFALRRAALGVLRIIVEKNLPLDLQTLTEEAVRLYGSKLSNAKVVDEVIDFMLGRFRTWYQEEGHSVDTIQAVLARRPTRPADFDARMKAVSHFRTLEQAASLAGANKRVSNILAKATEPLNDSVQASLLKENEEIKLATYVSALSSKLQPFFAEGRYQDALIELAQLREAVDNFFDKVMVNAEEKEVRINRLTLLAKLRELFLQVADISLLQ; encoded by the coding sequence ATGACTGAAAAAACCTTCCTGGTGGAGATCGGCACCGAAGAGCTGCCACCAAAAGCACTGCGCAGCCTGGCTGAATCCTTTGCGGCCAACTTCACCGCTGAACTGGATGCCGCAGGCCTCGCCCACGGCGAAGTAAGCTGGTTTGCTGCTCCACGTCGCCTGGCGTTAAAAGTGGCAAACCTCGCCGCTGCTCAACCAGATCGCGAAGTAGAGAAACGTGGCCCGGCCATTCAGGCCGCGTTTGATGCCAACGGCGTCGCGAGCAAAGCGGCTGAAGGCTGGGCTCGCGGCTGCGGTATTACCGTTGATCAGGCCGAGCGCCTGAGCACCGACAAAGGCGAGTGGCTGCTGTATCGTGCTCAGGTGACGGGTGAAAGCGCCCAGGCCCTGCTGCCAGCGATGATCGCCACCTCACTGACTAAGCTGCCCATCCCGAAACTGATGCGTTGGGGTGCCTCTGAGGTACAGTTCGTGCGCCCGGTGCATACCGTGACGCTGCTGCTGGGCGATGAGCTGATCCCGGCGAAAATTCTGGGTATCGAATCAGCACGTACTATTCGTGGCCATCGCTTTATGGGCGAACCTGAATTCACCATCGATAGCGCCGATCAGTATCCGCAGATCCTGCTGGAGCGCGGCAAGGTGCAGGCTGATTACGCCGTGCGTAAAGCCACCATCAAAGCCGATGCCGAAGCCGCTGCTGCCAAAATTGGCGGTATCGCCGATCTGAGCGACAGCCTGCTGGAAGAAGTCACTTCCCTGGTGGAGTGGCCGGTGGTGCTGACGGCGAAGTTTGAAGAGAAGTTCCTCGCGGTGCCGGCCGAAGCGCTGGTTTACACCATGAAGGGCGACCAGAAATACTTCCCGGTGTACGACAAGGCGGGCAAACTGCTGCCGAACTTTATCTTCGTCACTAATATTGAGTCGAAAGATCCGCAGCAAATTATCTCCGGTAACGAGAAAGTGGTGCGCCCGCGTCTTGCTGATGCCGAGTTTTTCTTCAACAGCGACCGTAAGCGTCGTCTGGAAGATAACCTGCCGCGTCTGGAAACCGTGCTGTTCCAGAAAGAGCTGGGTACGCTGCGTGACAAGACTGACCGCATTCAGGCGCTGGCGGGCTGGGTTGCCGCGCAGACAGGTGCTGACGTCAATCACGCTACCCGCGCAGGCCTGCTGTCGAAGTGTGACCTGATGACCAATATGGTCTTTGAGTTCACCGACACTCAGGGCGTCATGGGCATGCACTATGCACGTCACGACGGCGAAGCCGAAGATGTAGCAATCGCGCTGAACGAGCAGTATCAGCCTCGCTTTGCCGGTGACGATCTGCCGTCCAATCCGGTGGCCTGTGCGCTGGCTATCGCTGACAAGATGGATACCCTTGCGGGAATCTTCGGTATTGGTCAGCATCCGAAAGGCGATAAAGATCCGTTTGCTCTGCGCCGTGCTGCGCTGGGCGTGCTGCGTATTATCGTCGAGAAGAATCTGCCGCTCGATCTGCAAACCCTGACGGAAGAAGCCGTGCGCCTGTATGGCAGCAAGCTCTCTAACGCTAAAGTGGTTGATGAAGTGATCGACTTTATGCTCGGCCGTTTCCGTACCTGGTACCAGGAAGAGGGCCACAGTGTCGATACCATTCAGGCGGTGCTGGCTCGTCGTCCAACGCGTCCGGCAGATTTCGATGCACGTATGAAGGCAGTCTCTCACTTCCGCACCCTGGAGCAGGCAGCAAGCCTGGCTGGCGCTAACAAGCGCGTCTCCAACATTCTCGCCAAAGCGACCGAGCCGCTGAACGACAGCGTCCAGGCGTCTCTGCTGAAAGAGAATGAAGAGATCAAACTGGCGACCTATGTTTCCGCCCTGAGCAGCAAATTGCAGCCGTTCTTTGCAGAAGGTCGCTACCAGGATGCGCTGATTGAGCTGGCACAGCTGCGTGAAGCGGTAGATAACTTCTTCGATAAAGTGATGGTTAACGCCGAAGAGAAAGAAGTGCGTATCAACCGTCTGACGCTGCTGGCGAAACTGCGCGAGCTGTTCCTCCAGGTTGCCGATATCTCTCTGCTACAGTAA
- a CDS encoding SemiSWEET family sugar transporter yields the protein MKNLLVVAATVALALLSIIFLSPWPVWLGTLAAWVTTGSFCLQVMHIVKNKDTSGLSLGMWAALFFGVSCWTWYGHRMGDVPVMAANGITALLALTVIMLKLWHERPVPNPNRRRLVRMPGVILNPRIRRLRPLKASRSSRRD from the coding sequence ATGAAGAACCTGTTAGTTGTTGCCGCCACTGTGGCACTGGCACTGTTATCGATAATCTTTCTGTCACCGTGGCCGGTCTGGCTGGGAACGCTGGCGGCCTGGGTGACCACTGGATCGTTCTGTCTCCAGGTGATGCATATCGTGAAAAACAAGGATACCAGCGGCCTGTCGCTGGGGATGTGGGCCGCGCTGTTCTTTGGCGTGTCGTGCTGGACGTGGTACGGCCACCGCATGGGGGATGTGCCGGTGATGGCGGCCAACGGAATTACGGCGCTGCTGGCGCTGACGGTGATCATGCTCAAACTGTGGCACGAGCGGCCGGTGCCTAACCCTAATCGCCGCAGGCTGGTGCGTATGCCTGGGGTGATCCTTAACCCCCGCATCCGACGACTGCGCCCGCTAAAAGCCTCCCGTTCATCGCGCCGTGATTAA
- the glyQ gene encoding glycine--tRNA ligase subunit alpha encodes MPKFDTKTFQGLILTLQDYWARQGCTIIQPLDMEVGAGTSHPMTCLRALGPEPTAVAYVQPSRRPTDGRYGENPNRLQHYYQFQVIIKPSPDNIQELYLGSLKELGMDPTIHDIRFVEDNWENPTLGAWGLGWEVWLNGMEVTQFTYFQQVGGLECKPVTGEITYGLERLAMYIQGVDSVYDLVWSDGPLGKTTYGDVFHQNEVEQSTYNFEYADVDFLFTCFEQYEKEAQSLLALEKPLPLPAYERILKAAHSFNLLDARKAISVTERQRYILRIRTLTKAVAEAYYASREALGFPMCNNKK; translated from the coding sequence ATGCCAAAGTTTGATACCAAGACTTTTCAGGGGCTGATCCTGACCTTACAGGATTACTGGGCACGTCAGGGCTGCACCATCATCCAACCGCTGGATATGGAAGTGGGCGCTGGTACCTCTCATCCAATGACCTGCCTGCGAGCGCTGGGTCCGGAACCAACCGCCGTTGCCTATGTGCAGCCGTCGCGCCGTCCAACCGATGGTCGCTACGGTGAAAACCCGAACCGCCTTCAGCACTATTACCAGTTCCAGGTGATCATCAAGCCATCTCCGGACAATATTCAGGAGTTGTACCTTGGTTCTCTGAAAGAGCTGGGTATGGATCCGACCATCCACGATATCCGCTTTGTGGAAGATAACTGGGAAAACCCAACGCTGGGTGCCTGGGGTCTGGGCTGGGAAGTGTGGCTGAACGGCATGGAAGTGACGCAGTTCACTTACTTCCAGCAGGTGGGTGGTCTGGAGTGCAAACCCGTTACCGGTGAGATCACTTACGGCCTTGAGCGCCTGGCGATGTATATCCAGGGCGTGGACAGCGTTTACGATCTGGTCTGGAGCGACGGCCCGCTGGGTAAAACCACCTACGGCGACGTGTTCCACCAGAATGAAGTGGAGCAGTCCACTTACAACTTCGAATACGCCGACGTCGACTTCCTGTTTACCTGCTTCGAGCAGTACGAGAAAGAGGCGCAAAGCCTGCTGGCGCTGGAAAAACCACTGCCGCTGCCTGCCTACGAACGTATTCTGAAAGCCGCGCACAGCTTTAACCTGCTGGATGCGCGTAAAGCGATCTCCGTCACTGAGCGTCAGCGCTATATTCTGCGCATCCGCACCCTGACGAAAGCCGTGGCTGAAGCTTACTATGCCTCCCGCGAGGCACTGGGCTTCCCGATGTGCAATAACAAGAAATAA
- a CDS encoding GlxA family transcriptional regulator: MTTPVWFLTLPGVMTLDLTGPAETLKLAAGAFSLRYIGPDESVLSSTEMYISRIEPLPEALPAGSLLVIPGVHDSKVWFDTPQAMAARNWLMRIQPAIHAREVTLVCVCSGSLLAAKAGLMNGVQCTTHHEVIERLKAAEPGAIVKENRIFVEDRGIWTSAGITAGIDLSLHLINRLCGAQTAMDVAREMVVYFRRSGEDPQLSPWLRYRNHIHPAIHRAQDLLSLQPEQEWPLEEIAAKVHVSARHLTRLFRQHLGISVRDYHEQLRLTIARQRLQQGEGNERAALSAGFSSSRQLRRALQRWQA; this comes from the coding sequence ATGACGACCCCGGTGTGGTTTTTAACCCTGCCCGGTGTGATGACGCTGGATCTGACCGGTCCGGCGGAAACACTGAAGCTGGCGGCGGGCGCATTTTCCCTGCGCTATATCGGCCCGGATGAGAGCGTTCTCAGCTCTACCGAGATGTATATCAGCCGTATCGAGCCGCTGCCGGAGGCATTACCTGCCGGAAGCCTGCTGGTGATCCCCGGGGTTCATGACTCGAAAGTGTGGTTCGACACTCCACAGGCGATGGCAGCACGTAACTGGCTGATGCGCATCCAGCCCGCCATACATGCCCGCGAGGTAACGTTAGTCTGCGTCTGTTCCGGATCGCTGCTGGCAGCAAAAGCCGGACTGATGAACGGCGTTCAGTGCACCACGCATCATGAAGTGATAGAGCGGCTTAAAGCGGCAGAACCGGGAGCGATCGTCAAAGAAAACCGCATTTTTGTCGAAGATCGCGGTATCTGGACCAGTGCCGGGATTACTGCCGGTATCGATCTGTCGCTGCATCTGATTAACCGTCTGTGCGGTGCCCAGACGGCGATGGATGTGGCGCGCGAAATGGTGGTCTATTTCCGGCGGTCAGGGGAAGACCCGCAGCTGTCGCCCTGGCTGCGCTACCGCAATCATATCCATCCGGCGATCCATCGGGCGCAGGATCTGCTCTCTCTGCAACCGGAACAGGAGTGGCCACTGGAGGAGATTGCCGCCAAAGTGCATGTCAGCGCACGTCATCTGACGCGTCTGTTCCGCCAGCATCTGGGAATTAGCGTACGCGATTATCATGAGCAGCTGCGGCTGACCATTGCCCGGCAGCGTTTACAGCAGGGGGAAGGCAACGAACGTGCCGCACTCTCAGCCGGATTCTCCTCTTCGCGCCAGCTGCGCAGGGCGTTACAGCGCTGGCAAGCGTAA